In a single window of the Pontibacter russatus genome:
- a CDS encoding LEA type 2 family protein: MHNKVKWAILAVVLLALVGGGLYYFLKKIYHPKVENVSSLRLELTNDTALVRAGVQVQNRLPLPITFDSIHYTISDKGTLLGWGQMTEAQTLPPLADKVLDFRLMLHFDKYRRHLQDQQEKDSIQLAVKADVFFDLPLISPRSVTLNRHLTVPVPKAPSMQLKDVTVRSFSVNEGYSFLLKIDATNQNLPELRIKDFAYSIQVGDTLTISGRVDTTFRVQQGGSRLLEIPLQLKTSDAVALIKKMLTGGGKWDYDARVTAQIESSHRLLDSFKLTVEKAGALDVGKMGSGTGYMPSLSQVKRLEIDSGEEQTLLQAEVVVHNPAPIPFYIDSASYFIRHNGNVIASGKKDFETVLKKSANQTLHLGLLVDESAYDQFMKNMQGQDTANIEIALNLLYDLPGAERQRIQLKRQVQVPVQGQASIQVADLSLQELSPQKGASLTLSLKVQHSNLPDLRLRNLDYTLDLGENLVLTGHTREPIHIGRGDSLVEVPVQLSAKAVNQLVDKALRGDPNWKYDLQATAELVSSNDMIGSPTLDFEFSGVLEMGNGMGGKKLTPRITSIDSLYVNLHHDTAWVELNLHVKNPLPVNFKIDSLLLTLSHANDTFAISRESVGKVLPADSSQSAWLRLGVNAARWQQYLHQQQQHDSLRLKQSVTLVYQVEDLPRQRSTFHTTLQVATPDTPVVALQQVKLRGFSFTRGLLLEALVEVQNANVQELAVRDLTYDACVENILDASATVNRTYRMPQGDNTVRVPISLGVGEAFRALFAKLTGNSRPRNILVHAEATVDTGNPTITGTFVRAEIWQKAVLFQKKARKSR, encoded by the coding sequence ATGCATAACAAAGTCAAGTGGGCGATTCTCGCGGTAGTGCTGCTGGCACTTGTCGGGGGCGGGCTGTATTACTTCCTGAAAAAAATATACCACCCAAAGGTGGAGAATGTCTCTTCCCTCAGGCTCGAGCTGACAAACGACACGGCACTGGTGAGGGCAGGCGTGCAGGTGCAGAACAGGCTGCCGCTGCCCATCACCTTCGACAGCATCCATTATACCATCAGCGACAAGGGGACGCTACTGGGGTGGGGCCAGATGACGGAGGCCCAGACCCTGCCGCCCCTGGCAGACAAAGTGCTGGACTTCCGGCTGATGCTCCACTTCGACAAATACCGGCGGCACCTGCAGGATCAGCAGGAGAAGGACAGCATCCAACTGGCTGTAAAAGCCGATGTCTTCTTCGATTTGCCCCTGATCAGCCCCCGGTCCGTCACCCTGAACCGGCACCTCACCGTGCCTGTGCCCAAAGCCCCCTCGATGCAACTGAAGGATGTGACGGTGCGGAGCTTCAGCGTGAACGAAGGGTACTCTTTTCTGCTCAAGATTGACGCCACCAACCAAAACCTGCCCGAGCTCCGGATAAAAGACTTTGCATACAGCATACAGGTAGGCGACACGCTGACGATTTCCGGGCGGGTGGATACCACTTTCCGCGTGCAGCAGGGTGGAAGCAGACTGCTGGAGATACCCCTGCAACTAAAGACTTCTGACGCGGTCGCCCTGATCAAAAAAATGCTGACGGGAGGCGGCAAGTGGGATTACGACGCACGCGTTACGGCACAGATCGAAAGCAGCCACCGGCTGCTCGACAGCTTTAAGCTGACAGTAGAAAAAGCAGGCGCCCTGGATGTGGGCAAAATGGGCTCCGGGACCGGTTATATGCCCTCCCTCAGCCAGGTGAAGCGCCTCGAAATCGACTCGGGCGAGGAGCAGACGCTGCTGCAGGCGGAAGTGGTGGTACACAACCCTGCTCCCATTCCTTTCTATATCGACAGCGCCTCCTATTTTATCCGCCACAACGGCAACGTCATCGCCAGCGGTAAAAAAGACTTTGAGACGGTCCTGAAGAAATCAGCAAACCAGACGCTGCACCTCGGGCTGCTGGTGGACGAGAGCGCCTATGACCAATTTATGAAGAACATGCAGGGGCAGGATACGGCAAATATAGAAATTGCGCTGAACCTGCTCTACGACCTGCCCGGGGCAGAGCGGCAGCGCATACAGCTGAAGCGGCAGGTACAGGTGCCGGTGCAGGGGCAGGCAAGCATACAGGTAGCCGATCTTTCGCTTCAGGAACTCAGCCCCCAGAAGGGCGCCTCCCTCACCCTGTCCCTGAAAGTGCAACACTCCAACCTGCCCGACCTGCGCCTCCGCAACCTTGACTATACCCTGGACCTGGGGGAAAACCTGGTGCTGACGGGGCATACCCGGGAGCCCATCCATATAGGCAGGGGGGATTCGCTGGTGGAGGTGCCTGTCCAGCTTTCTGCCAAGGCTGTGAACCAGCTTGTCGACAAAGCGCTCAGGGGAGATCCAAACTGGAAATACGATCTGCAGGCCACGGCAGAACTGGTGAGCAGCAACGACATGATCGGCTCTCCCACCCTTGACTTTGAGTTTAGCGGAGTATTGGAAATGGGGAATGGCATGGGCGGTAAAAAACTCACCCCGCGCATCACAAGTATCGATTCATTATATGTCAACCTCCACCACGACACGGCCTGGGTTGAGCTCAACCTCCACGTGAAGAACCCCCTGCCGGTAAATTTTAAAATAGACAGCCTGCTGCTGACGCTGAGCCACGCCAATGACACCTTCGCCATAAGCCGGGAGAGCGTCGGAAAGGTGCTTCCTGCGGATAGTTCCCAATCGGCCTGGCTCAGGCTGGGGGTTAACGCTGCGCGCTGGCAACAGTACCTGCACCAACAGCAGCAGCACGACAGCCTGCGCCTGAAACAAAGCGTGACGCTGGTGTACCAGGTGGAGGACCTGCCCCGGCAGCGCAGCACGTTCCATACCACGCTGCAGGTAGCCACGCCCGATACACCCGTCGTGGCGCTGCAGCAGGTAAAGCTGCGGGGCTTCAGTTTTACCAGGGGCCTCCTGCTGGAGGCGCTGGTAGAGGTACAAAACGCGAACGTGCAGGAGCTTGCCGTGCGCGACCTGACGTACGATGCCTGTGTGGAGAACATTCTCGACGCCAGCGCCACCGTCAACCGGACCTACCGTATGCCGCAGGGCGACAACACGGTGCGCGTGCCGATCAGCCTGGGTGTGGGTGAAGCGTTTCGGGCGCTGTTCGCGAAGCTGACGGGAAACAGCAGGCCCCGGAACATTCTGGTGCATGCGGAAGCCACGGTTGATACCGGCAATCCCACCATTACGGGTACATTTGTGAGGGCAGAAATATGGCAAAAGGCCGTGCTCTTTCAGAAAAAGGCCAGGAAGTCCCGCTAA
- a CDS encoding toxin-antitoxin system YwqK family antitoxin: protein MLDRNYGMGYRTILKSSIRLCRNSLGNVLIITSFLLASCNSKGIEREQYENGRDWIVAETLNGELDGKMTVYYENGVVKNISHYKNDVLHGESKWFDENGNIISIENMVDGKVTGEAIVYYPNGNTKSVIQKWDNKFHGAFVKFFSNGKKKIEGTMQLGKPIGEITSYDSLGNVISVCFYI, encoded by the coding sequence ATGCTTGATCGAAATTATGGAATGGGTTATCGAACAATACTGAAATCCAGCATTAGACTTTGTAGAAATAGTTTGGGAAACGTTCTCATTATAACTTCATTTCTGCTGGCTTCATGCAACTCGAAAGGTATAGAGCGGGAGCAGTATGAAAACGGGCGGGACTGGATTGTTGCTGAAACCTTGAATGGTGAGCTTGACGGCAAAATGACAGTGTACTATGAAAATGGCGTTGTTAAGAATATCAGCCATTACAAAAATGATGTGCTGCATGGTGAGTCTAAGTGGTTTGATGAGAATGGTAATATTATCAGTATAGAGAATATGGTTGATGGTAAGGTAACAGGCGAGGCTATTGTATATTACCCCAATGGTAACACTAAGTCTGTGATACAGAAATGGGATAATAAGTTCCATGGCGCTTTCGTCAAGTTTTTCAGCAACGGGAAGAAGAAAATAGAAGGAACGATGCAACTTGGAAAACCAATAGGTGAAATAACTTCTTATGATAGCCTTGGCAATGTTATCAGTGTATGCTTTTATATATGA
- a CDS encoding GNAT family N-acetyltransferase, which translates to MTLTTVCKEFDALTLQELYVLLRLRSEVFVVEQNCVFLDPDNKDQQCHHVLLYKAETLVAYARLVPPGVSYPSHMSIGRIITSMQVRGTGVGRQLLDFSIDACYQLYGNGPIKIGAQLYARKFYESFGFVQSGEVYDEDGIDHIEMTKAAPASL; encoded by the coding sequence ATGACGCTTACAACAGTTTGCAAAGAGTTTGATGCGCTTACGCTGCAGGAACTGTATGTGTTGCTTCGGCTGCGGAGCGAGGTGTTTGTGGTGGAGCAGAACTGCGTGTTCCTGGACCCGGACAACAAAGACCAGCAATGCCACCACGTGCTGCTCTACAAGGCAGAAACCCTGGTGGCCTATGCACGGCTCGTGCCCCCCGGCGTCTCCTACCCTTCCCATATGTCGATTGGGCGCATCATCACCAGCATGCAGGTACGGGGGACAGGCGTGGGCAGGCAACTGCTGGATTTCTCCATTGACGCCTGCTACCAGCTATATGGCAACGGCCCCATCAAGATTGGCGCGCAGCTGTATGCCCGGAAGTTTTACGAGTCCTTCGGCTTTGTGCAGTCCGGGGAGGTATATGACGAAGACGGCATCGACCACATCGAAATGACCAAGGCGGCACCAGCATCGCTGTAG
- a CDS encoding PD40 domain-containing protein produces the protein MKKNAYSIFLLCAALLALLSSPAFSQQKQIGAFDRSTDIGAVLKKGSATHKPGTDTYEVAGSGYNVWFDKDEFHYLWKKMPGDFILYTRARLVGEGVDPHRKVGWMVRSDLSGNSPHVNAVVHGDGLTSLQYREAKGDSTKEMRSDLTGADVIELERKGNTYTMRVAKFGQPYVTEEVQNLELGDEVYVGLFVGSHNKDVLEKGIFEDVRITVPAPDDLVPYRQYLGSNLEILDISTGDREIVYTSPKSLQAPNWTPDGKTLIYNSDGLMYTFDLATRQPKVLNTGTVKNNNNDHVLSFDGKMLGLSSGVEELGGSIIYTVPVTGGTPKQITPKGPSYLHGWSPDGKWLTYTAERNGEFDIYGIPSKGGKEVRLTTAKGLDDGSEYTPDGKYIYFNSNRNGPMQIWRMKADGSEQEAITNGDFHDWFPHVSPDGKWLVFLSFLKEEVEPGDHPFYKHVYLRMMPVSGGEPKVIAYVYGGQGTINTPSWSPDSKKVAFISNSDFTKAALNTSPAKSK, from the coding sequence ATGAAAAAGAACGCTTACAGTATATTCCTGCTCTGCGCGGCCTTGCTGGCCCTGCTAAGTTCCCCGGCCTTCTCCCAGCAGAAGCAAATCGGCGCGTTTGACCGCAGCACCGATATAGGCGCCGTCCTGAAAAAGGGCTCCGCCACCCACAAACCCGGAACAGACACCTACGAAGTGGCCGGGTCGGGCTACAACGTCTGGTTCGACAAAGACGAGTTCCACTACCTCTGGAAAAAGATGCCCGGCGATTTTATCCTCTACACCCGCGCCAGGTTGGTGGGCGAGGGCGTGGACCCGCACCGGAAAGTGGGCTGGATGGTGCGATCTGACCTGTCGGGTAACTCGCCGCATGTAAACGCCGTGGTGCATGGCGACGGGCTTACCTCGCTGCAGTACCGCGAGGCCAAAGGCGACAGCACCAAAGAGATGCGTTCTGACCTGACAGGCGCGGATGTGATTGAGCTGGAGCGGAAGGGCAACACCTACACCATGCGCGTCGCGAAGTTTGGGCAGCCGTACGTGACGGAGGAAGTGCAAAACCTGGAACTCGGCGACGAGGTATATGTGGGCCTGTTTGTGGGCTCGCATAACAAGGATGTGCTGGAAAAAGGCATTTTTGAGGACGTGCGCATCACGGTGCCCGCCCCGGACGATCTGGTGCCGTACCGGCAGTACCTGGGCAGCAACCTCGAGATCCTGGACATAAGCACCGGCGACCGCGAGATTGTCTATACCTCGCCCAAATCACTGCAGGCCCCCAACTGGACACCGGACGGCAAGACCCTTATATATAACAGCGACGGCCTGATGTACACCTTCGACCTTGCCACCCGCCAACCGAAAGTACTGAACACCGGCACCGTGAAGAACAACAACAACGACCATGTGCTGTCCTTCGACGGCAAGATGCTGGGCCTGAGCAGCGGAGTGGAGGAATTAGGCGGCTCCATTATATATACCGTGCCCGTGACAGGCGGAACACCCAAGCAAATCACCCCGAAGGGTCCCTCCTACCTGCACGGCTGGTCGCCGGACGGCAAATGGCTCACCTATACTGCAGAGCGCAACGGAGAGTTCGACATATATGGCATACCCTCCAAAGGCGGCAAGGAAGTGCGCCTGACAACAGCCAAAGGCCTGGACGATGGCTCGGAGTACACCCCGGACGGCAAGTACATTTATTTCAACTCCAACCGCAATGGCCCGATGCAGATCTGGCGCATGAAAGCGGACGGCAGCGAGCAGGAGGCCATCACCAACGGCGACTTCCACGACTGGTTTCCGCATGTGTCGCCGGATGGCAAGTGGCTGGTGTTCCTGTCGTTCCTGAAAGAGGAGGTGGAGCCGGGCGACCACCCGTTTTACAAGCACGTGTACCTGCGCATGATGCCCGTGAGCGGCGGCGAGCCGAAAGTGATTGCCTATGTATATGGCGGCCAGGGTACCATCAACACGCCCTCCTGGTCGCCTGACAGCAAGAAGGTGGCCTTCATCAGCAACTCAGACTTTACCAAAGCAGCCTTGAACACATCTCCCGCAAAGAGCAAATAA
- a CDS encoding NIPSNAP family protein, protein MNFKKMNLFALCLLVLWGLNVLPAYSQAKKASYHLLKVYHLEDESQEAGLDKYLEQAYLPALHRAGVKNVGVFKPAENSPANASDTTQLVYVFIPLTSQSQFFNLDETLAKDKQYLAAGKEYINATQDKPLYSRFENILIEGFTGMPGTSVPKLKGPKKDRIYELRSYESASEKLHLNKVDMFNNGEVEIFDNLGFNAVFYGRVLAGSKMPNLMYMTTFENKEERDKHWKAFSADPTWKKMSSDPKYAKNVSKNDTYFLYPTDYSDF, encoded by the coding sequence ATGAACTTTAAGAAAATGAATCTCTTTGCCCTCTGCTTGCTGGTGCTGTGGGGGTTGAATGTTTTACCGGCCTATAGCCAGGCGAAAAAGGCCAGCTACCATCTCTTGAAAGTATATCACCTGGAAGATGAGAGCCAGGAAGCCGGTTTGGACAAATACCTGGAGCAGGCCTACCTGCCAGCGCTGCACCGTGCCGGTGTCAAGAATGTTGGCGTATTCAAGCCGGCCGAAAACTCACCTGCCAACGCCAGTGATACCACCCAACTGGTGTACGTATTCATTCCGCTCACTTCTCAGAGCCAGTTTTTTAACCTGGATGAGACGCTCGCGAAAGACAAACAGTATCTTGCAGCCGGGAAAGAGTATATAAACGCAACACAGGACAAACCCCTTTATAGCCGCTTCGAGAATATCCTGATAGAAGGCTTTACCGGTATGCCGGGCACCAGCGTGCCCAAACTGAAAGGGCCAAAGAAGGACAGAATATATGAATTGCGCAGCTATGAGTCGGCCAGCGAAAAACTGCACCTGAACAAGGTGGACATGTTTAACAATGGTGAGGTCGAAATTTTTGACAACCTCGGGTTCAACGCTGTTTTCTACGGACGTGTGCTGGCCGGTAGCAAAATGCCGAACCTGATGTACATGACTACCTTCGAAAACAAGGAAGAACGTGATAAGCATTGGAAAGCGTTCAGCGCGGACCCTACCTGGAAAAAGATGAGCTCTGATCCGAAATACGCTAAAAATGTGTCTAAAAATGACACCTATTTTCTGTACCCTACAGATTATTCAGATTTCTAA
- a CDS encoding GMC oxidoreductase — protein MANIAGDAAKNRTYDAIVIGSGISGGWAAKELTGHGLKTLVLERGKDVKHIKDYPTTSKNPWEFEHRGQLPVEVKKQNPIVSKCYAFYEGTEHFFVKDAEHPYVQEKPFDWIRGYQVGGKSLLWARQTQRWSDFDFEGPARDGFAVDWPIRYADIAPWYSYVEKFAGISGNRDGVPQLPDGEFLPPHEMNCVESFFQKQVASKYKDRQVIMGRAAHITAPQPIHLEQGRAKCQHRTICERGCPFGGYFSSNASTIPWAARTGLMTLRPDSVVHSIIYDEQKGKATGVRVIDANTKEEMEFYANIIFVNAAALNTNLILLNSTSSRFPNGFGNDNGLMGKYVAFHNYKARISAEYDGHLDSTTDGRRPNSPYIPRFRNVYKQETDFLRGYAAGFSANRRSVTNQDGLGADLKQSLLNPSLGGWSVGSHMMGETIPKETNYVALDKSLKDPYGMPQLKISVVYDENDEKMTKDYLEQMTEMFTHAGFTNIQATNTDRAPGLDIHEMGGVRMGKDPKTSLLNKWNQLHACSNVFVTDGASMTSTSTQNPSLTYMALTARAADHAVQELKKRNI, from the coding sequence AAAACAGGACCTACGATGCCATCGTGATTGGGTCTGGCATCAGCGGTGGCTGGGCAGCGAAGGAACTGACCGGCCACGGCCTCAAAACCCTTGTGCTGGAGCGTGGCAAAGACGTAAAGCATATAAAGGATTATCCCACCACCTCCAAAAACCCGTGGGAGTTTGAGCACCGCGGGCAACTGCCGGTCGAGGTGAAAAAACAGAACCCGATTGTCAGCAAGTGCTATGCTTTTTATGAGGGCACAGAGCATTTCTTCGTGAAGGACGCCGAGCATCCCTATGTGCAGGAGAAGCCTTTCGACTGGATACGGGGCTACCAGGTGGGCGGAAAATCATTGCTTTGGGCGCGGCAGACGCAGCGCTGGAGCGATTTCGACTTTGAGGGACCTGCCCGCGACGGCTTTGCCGTGGACTGGCCGATCCGCTACGCCGACATCGCGCCCTGGTACAGCTACGTGGAGAAATTCGCGGGCATCTCCGGTAACAGAGACGGCGTGCCCCAACTGCCGGACGGGGAGTTTCTGCCGCCGCACGAGATGAACTGCGTGGAGAGCTTTTTTCAGAAGCAGGTGGCCAGCAAGTACAAAGACCGCCAGGTGATTATGGGCCGCGCCGCGCATATAACCGCGCCGCAGCCCATACACCTGGAGCAGGGCAGGGCCAAGTGCCAGCACCGCACTATCTGCGAGCGCGGCTGTCCGTTTGGCGGCTACTTCAGCAGCAACGCCTCCACCATTCCGTGGGCAGCCAGAACGGGCCTCATGACCCTGCGCCCCGACTCGGTGGTGCATTCCATTATATATGACGAGCAGAAAGGAAAAGCCACCGGGGTGCGCGTGATCGACGCCAACACCAAGGAGGAGATGGAGTTTTATGCCAACATCATTTTTGTGAATGCCGCCGCGCTGAACACGAACCTGATTCTGCTGAACTCCACCTCCAGCCGCTTCCCGAACGGCTTTGGCAACGACAACGGGCTGATGGGCAAGTACGTGGCCTTCCACAATTACAAGGCCCGCATTTCGGCCGAGTATGACGGCCACCTCGACTCGACCACCGACGGACGCCGGCCGAACAGCCCCTATATCCCCCGCTTCCGGAATGTGTACAAGCAGGAGACAGACTTCCTGAGAGGCTACGCGGCCGGTTTCAGTGCCAACCGCAGAAGCGTCACCAACCAGGATGGCCTGGGCGCAGACCTGAAGCAGAGCCTGCTGAACCCGTCGCTGGGCGGCTGGTCGGTTGGCTCGCACATGATGGGCGAAACCATCCCGAAGGAAACCAATTACGTGGCCCTCGACAAGTCTCTGAAAGATCCTTACGGCATGCCGCAGCTCAAAATCTCTGTTGTTTATGACGAGAACGATGAGAAAATGACGAAGGATTACCTGGAGCAGATGACCGAAATGTTCACGCATGCCGGCTTCACAAACATTCAGGCCACCAACACGGACCGGGCACCCGGCCTGGATATACACGAAATGGGCGGCGTGCGCATGGGCAAAGACCCCAAGACATCGCTGCTGAACAAGTGGAACCAACTGCACGCCTGCAGCAACGTGTTCGTTACAGACGGCGCCTCCATGACGTCCACCTCCACGCAGAACCCGTCCCTGACCTATATGGCCCTCACCGCCCGCGCCGCAGACCACGCCGTGCAGGAACTGAAGAAGAGGAATATCTAA
- a CDS encoding DUF3820 family protein encodes MAEHAQPDSGILLELVKHRMPFGKYKDTLLCDLPVSYLEWFRREGFPAGKLGMQLATLYEIKINGLSYLLEPLKKRRF; translated from the coding sequence ATGGCTGAACACGCACAACCTGACTCGGGAATTCTGCTGGAACTGGTGAAGCACCGGATGCCTTTCGGCAAGTACAAAGACACGCTCCTCTGCGACCTGCCCGTTTCATACCTCGAGTGGTTCCGGCGGGAGGGCTTCCCGGCGGGCAAGCTGGGCATGCAACTGGCCACCCTCTACGAAATCAAGATCAACGGCCTTTCTTACCTGCTGGAGCCCCTGAAAAAACGCCGCTTCTGA
- a CDS encoding M3 family metallopeptidase, whose translation MTNKFLATGRKSSLFFFLALAGCTSTQTQQNTQTQTTMEQEKDITNPLLAEWTGPYGGVPAFDKMNLADLQPAIEKGMELHLAEIEAIANNPEPATFENTIVPMEAAGDELNRALTYYGIWSSNVSSPEFRAIQADLAPKLSEFSSKISQNEQLFQRVKTVYEQSLKNPLPADQQRVVELVYEDFAMQGADLDAAAKERYAVINKELSSLYTAFSNNVLADEENYVVYLTKDQLSGLPESFVSAAAKAAADRGQEGKYAVTNTRSSMDQFLTYSDERELREKVWRTYYSRGDNGDEYDNNENIAKILKLRDERVALLGYDNYAQWRLQNRMAKTPERAMELMNAVWPAALARVEEEVADMQAVADASGDKITIAPWDYRYYAEKVRQQKYDLDSNEVKQYLQLDNLTQALFFTAGELFNFAFTPVPEGSVPVFHEDVKVWEVTDKTTGEHIGLWYLDPFARQGKRSGAWATTYRSHTTFDGKETVLASNNSNFVKPAPGEPTLVSWDDATTFFHEFGHALHFFASNVKYPTLNSGVRDYTEFQSQLLERWLSTDKVINQFLKHHETGEVIPASLVEKIKKAATFNQGFETTEYLASALVDMKYHTVDPEGIDPDKFERETLEALNMPEEIVMRHRSPHFGHVFSGEGYATGYYGYLWADVLTSDAAEAFEEAPGGFYDKEVAARLVKYLFAPRNSMDPAEAYRLFRGRDAKIDALMRDRGFPVPSEQSKK comes from the coding sequence ATGACAAATAAGTTTTTAGCGACCGGCAGGAAATCAAGCCTGTTCTTTTTCCTGGCCCTGGCGGGTTGCACTTCTACCCAGACGCAGCAGAACACCCAGACACAAACGACTATGGAGCAGGAAAAGGATATAACGAACCCATTGCTCGCCGAGTGGACCGGCCCTTACGGCGGCGTTCCCGCCTTCGACAAGATGAACCTCGCGGACCTGCAGCCTGCCATTGAAAAAGGCATGGAGCTGCACCTGGCAGAGATAGAGGCCATCGCAAATAATCCGGAGCCGGCGACGTTCGAAAACACCATTGTGCCGATGGAAGCCGCGGGCGACGAACTGAACAGAGCCCTGACCTACTACGGCATTTGGAGCAGCAATGTATCCTCGCCGGAGTTCAGGGCGATCCAGGCGGACCTGGCGCCGAAACTATCGGAGTTCAGCTCGAAGATTTCGCAGAATGAGCAACTGTTCCAGCGCGTGAAAACGGTATATGAGCAATCTCTGAAGAACCCGCTGCCTGCGGACCAGCAGCGCGTGGTGGAACTGGTATATGAAGACTTTGCGATGCAGGGTGCCGATCTGGACGCTGCCGCCAAGGAGCGCTATGCCGTTATCAACAAAGAATTATCATCTTTATATACCGCCTTCTCCAACAACGTGCTGGCCGACGAGGAGAACTACGTGGTGTACCTGACGAAAGACCAGCTCAGCGGCCTGCCGGAGTCGTTTGTTTCAGCGGCCGCCAAAGCCGCCGCCGACCGCGGCCAGGAGGGCAAATACGCCGTCACCAACACCCGCTCGTCCATGGACCAGTTCCTGACTTACTCTGATGAAAGAGAGCTGCGGGAGAAAGTGTGGAGAACCTACTACAGCCGCGGAGACAACGGCGATGAATACGACAACAACGAGAACATTGCCAAAATACTGAAGCTGCGCGACGAGCGTGTGGCCCTGCTGGGGTACGACAACTATGCCCAGTGGCGCCTGCAGAACCGCATGGCCAAAACGCCGGAGCGCGCCATGGAACTGATGAACGCCGTGTGGCCCGCTGCCCTGGCCAGGGTGGAGGAGGAAGTGGCCGACATGCAGGCTGTGGCCGACGCCAGCGGAGATAAAATCACCATCGCTCCCTGGGATTACCGCTACTACGCCGAAAAGGTGCGACAGCAAAAATACGACCTCGACTCGAACGAAGTGAAGCAGTACCTGCAGCTCGATAACCTGACCCAGGCGCTATTCTTTACGGCGGGAGAGCTGTTCAACTTCGCTTTCACGCCGGTGCCGGAGGGCTCGGTGCCGGTTTTCCATGAGGATGTGAAGGTGTGGGAAGTGACGGACAAAACTACCGGGGAGCATATCGGCCTGTGGTACCTCGATCCCTTCGCGCGGCAGGGCAAACGCTCGGGCGCCTGGGCCACCACCTACCGCAGCCACACCACGTTTGACGGGAAGGAAACAGTGCTGGCGTCCAATAACTCCAACTTCGTGAAGCCCGCACCTGGCGAGCCAACGCTTGTTTCCTGGGACGATGCCACCACGTTTTTCCACGAGTTCGGGCACGCGCTGCACTTCTTTGCCTCCAACGTGAAATACCCAACCCTGAACAGCGGCGTGCGGGACTATACCGAGTTTCAGTCGCAGTTGCTGGAGCGCTGGCTGTCTACTGACAAGGTCATCAACCAGTTCCTGAAGCACCACGAGACAGGCGAAGTCATTCCGGCTTCGCTGGTGGAAAAAATCAAGAAGGCCGCCACCTTCAACCAGGGGTTTGAGACAACAGAATACCTGGCCTCCGCCCTGGTGGACATGAAGTACCACACTGTGGACCCGGAAGGCATTGACCCGGATAAGTTTGAGCGGGAAACCCTGGAGGCGCTGAACATGCCGGAGGAAATCGTGATGCGTCACCGGTCGCCGCACTTTGGCCACGTGTTCTCGGGCGAGGGCTACGCCACCGGCTACTACGGGTACCTGTGGGCTGATGTGCTCACCTCGGATGCGGCTGAGGCATTTGAGGAGGCGCCTGGCGGCTTCTACGACAAAGAAGTGGCGGCACGGCTGGTGAAATACCTGTTTGCGCCGCGCAATTCCATGGACCCGGCCGAGGCCTACAGACTGTTCCGGGGCCGCGACGCGAAAATAGACGCCCTTATGCGCGACCGGGGCTTCCCGGTGCCTTCAGAGCAGTCGAAGAAGTAA
- a CDS encoding sugar phosphate isomerase/epimerase family protein → MNTRRNFLKSSGALALGALLAPNLAAVAAEKTKIKNVGIQLYTVRNEMLADATGTLRQLAKIGYKELESARSEKGLYYGLQPKEIKKITEDLGMTLRSGHVHIDKDWDRTVAAAAETGQDYLICSSLPSNGQTVSNYKHVADMFTKAAEDCKKAGMVFGYHNHEYEFEKENGQVLYDVLLDNTDPELVKMEMDLGWAILTGNDPVDYFNRYPGRFPLWHLKDMDKAKQESTEFGKGAIDIKKMLQVADKSGMKYFFVEQEEYAGAPMESVKHNYNYLQKLSI, encoded by the coding sequence ATGAATACAAGACGCAACTTTCTTAAAAGCTCAGGCGCCCTGGCCCTTGGCGCACTCCTCGCCCCGAACCTGGCGGCCGTGGCAGCAGAGAAAACCAAAATAAAAAACGTGGGCATCCAGCTGTACACCGTCCGGAACGAGATGCTGGCCGACGCCACCGGCACCCTGAGGCAGCTTGCCAAAATCGGATATAAGGAGCTGGAGTCGGCGCGCAGCGAGAAGGGGCTGTACTATGGCCTGCAGCCGAAGGAAATCAAAAAGATAACCGAGGACCTGGGCATGACGCTGCGCAGCGGCCACGTACACATCGACAAAGACTGGGACCGCACCGTGGCCGCCGCCGCCGAAACAGGCCAGGACTACCTGATATGCTCCTCGCTGCCGTCAAACGGACAGACCGTGTCCAATTACAAGCATGTGGCGGATATGTTTACCAAGGCGGCTGAGGACTGCAAAAAGGCGGGCATGGTGTTCGGCTACCACAACCATGAGTATGAGTTTGAGAAAGAGAACGGGCAGGTGCTTTATGATGTGCTGCTGGACAACACCGACCCCGAGCTGGTGAAAATGGAAATGGACCTGGGCTGGGCCATCCTGACAGGCAACGACCCAGTGGATTATTTCAACCGCTACCCCGGCCGCTTCCCGCTGTGGCACCTGAAGGACATGGACAAGGCGAAACAGGAGAGCACGGAGTTCGGCAAAGGCGCCATCGACATCAAAAAAATGCTGCAGGTGGCCGACAAATCAGGTATGAAGTACTTCTTTGTGGAGCAGGAAGAATATGCCGGCGCCCCGATGGAGAGTGTGAAGCACAACTACAACTACCTGCAGAAACTGAGTATATAG